The Gemmatimonadota bacterium genome has a segment encoding these proteins:
- the cphA gene encoding cyanophycin synthetase, with protein sequence MKILDRAVYVGPSRYAHFPVIRLRLDLGALEAWPTSRLGPEFIEPLLAALPGLHEHGCSYGEPGGFIRRLTEDEGTWLGHVLEHVAIELQNVAGIKVTFGKTRGAGPEGVYDVVYEYEQRDEGLEAGELALRLLLALLPDACRPDGARPPDWDFARERDTYIRFAQRRALGPSTASLVHAAEARDIPWMRLNAYSLVQLGLGKYQQRIQATVTGRTSHIAVEMASDKEETNKLLGALGLPVPRQELVQRSEDAVRAAKRIGFPVVVKPYNGNHGRAISIHLTTDEQVATAFALAQEVSRSVIVESFVTGDDHRLLVVDGVLVAATRRTPAHVVGDGRSTIADLVTEVNRDPRRGIGHEKVLTRLELDAKAVEFLAANGHSPSTVPPAGERVYLCATGNLSTGGTATDVTDIIHPDNAEMAVRAIKAVGLDVGGVDFLSADISESYKSHGGGICEVNAAPGFRMHSAPSEGTPRDVAGPVIDMLFPKGTPSVVPIAAVTGTNGKTTTARMLAHICQMAGFTPGLTTTDGVYINGQRTVEGDMTGPASTRMVLSDPSIDVAVLEVARGGLLRAGMGTRYVDVGAVLNVRADHLGLKGIDTLEQLAEVKQVVVEVARDTAVLNADDPLVLQMASETDAKHLCYVTTNPAHELVREHIRAGGRACALEAGVNGEMITLYDHGAHIPLLWTHLIPATLDGRALHNVQNAMFAAVMAFSMGIKLDSIRTGLRTFDTSFFQAPGRMNVYSDHPFRVILDYGHNAHAVGAMVELAARLDVRGRRIVVVAAPGDRRDEDIRAIAETVAGHFDAYICRRDDTLRGRDGDEVPRMLARALAGAGVPADQVQEIPDEQAAIDHALRMARAGDLVLVFGDALQRSWDQITSFRPEGSEAPLRTTGEFPIAAVAPPRQPRVSLDGATLVRDERGVRLARESDD encoded by the coding sequence ATGAAGATTCTCGATCGCGCGGTGTATGTCGGTCCCTCACGCTACGCCCATTTCCCGGTCATCCGACTGCGGCTCGATCTCGGCGCGCTCGAAGCGTGGCCGACCTCCCGCCTCGGTCCCGAGTTCATCGAGCCGCTGTTGGCTGCCCTCCCCGGTCTGCACGAGCACGGCTGCAGCTACGGCGAACCCGGTGGCTTCATCCGCCGACTCACCGAGGATGAGGGGACCTGGCTGGGGCACGTGCTCGAGCATGTGGCGATCGAGCTGCAGAACGTCGCCGGGATCAAGGTGACCTTCGGCAAGACGCGCGGCGCCGGTCCCGAGGGCGTGTACGACGTGGTCTACGAGTACGAGCAGCGGGACGAGGGGCTGGAGGCCGGCGAACTCGCGCTGCGCCTGCTGCTCGCCCTGCTGCCGGATGCCTGCCGCCCCGATGGCGCGCGGCCCCCCGATTGGGACTTTGCCCGCGAGCGCGATACCTACATCCGTTTTGCCCAGCGCCGCGCCCTCGGGCCGAGCACGGCCTCGCTGGTGCACGCCGCCGAAGCGCGCGACATCCCGTGGATGCGCCTCAATGCGTATTCGCTGGTGCAGCTCGGCCTCGGCAAGTATCAGCAACGCATCCAGGCCACCGTCACCGGCCGCACCTCGCACATCGCCGTCGAGATGGCCAGCGACAAGGAGGAGACCAACAAGCTCCTCGGCGCCCTCGGACTCCCGGTGCCACGCCAGGAGCTGGTGCAGCGGTCGGAAGATGCCGTGCGCGCTGCCAAGCGCATCGGGTTCCCCGTGGTGGTGAAGCCCTACAATGGCAATCATGGTCGGGCGATCTCGATCCACCTCACCACCGACGAGCAGGTCGCAACGGCCTTCGCCCTGGCGCAGGAGGTTTCACGCTCGGTGATCGTCGAGAGCTTCGTCACCGGGGATGACCATCGGCTGCTGGTGGTGGATGGCGTGCTGGTCGCGGCGACGCGCCGCACGCCGGCGCACGTGGTGGGCGACGGTCGCTCCACGATCGCCGACCTCGTCACCGAGGTGAATCGCGACCCGCGTCGTGGCATCGGGCATGAGAAGGTGCTCACCCGGCTCGAGCTGGATGCCAAGGCGGTCGAGTTCCTCGCGGCCAATGGCCACAGCCCATCGACCGTGCCACCGGCCGGCGAACGCGTCTACCTCTGCGCCACGGGGAACCTCTCGACCGGCGGCACCGCGACGGACGTCACCGACATCATCCACCCCGACAATGCGGAAATGGCGGTCCGCGCCATCAAGGCCGTCGGACTCGACGTGGGCGGCGTGGACTTTCTCTCGGCCGACATCAGCGAGTCGTACAAGAGCCACGGCGGCGGGATCTGCGAGGTGAACGCGGCACCCGGCTTCCGGATGCACTCAGCGCCAAGCGAGGGGACGCCGCGCGACGTGGCGGGCCCCGTGATCGACATGCTCTTTCCGAAGGGGACGCCGAGCGTGGTGCCGATCGCCGCCGTCACCGGGACGAACGGCAAGACGACGACGGCGCGCATGCTGGCGCACATCTGCCAGATGGCGGGCTTCACGCCCGGCCTCACCACCACCGACGGCGTCTACATCAACGGCCAGCGCACCGTCGAAGGGGACATGACCGGGCCCGCGTCGACGCGCATGGTGTTGAGCGACCCGAGCATCGACGTGGCCGTCCTGGAGGTCGCGCGGGGCGGGCTGCTCCGGGCGGGCATGGGGACGCGCTACGTCGATGTCGGCGCCGTGCTGAATGTCCGTGCCGACCACCTCGGCCTGAAGGGGATCGACACCCTCGAGCAGCTCGCCGAGGTGAAGCAAGTCGTGGTCGAGGTGGCGCGCGACACCGCGGTCCTCAATGCCGACGATCCGCTGGTGCTGCAGATGGCGTCCGAAACCGACGCCAAGCACCTCTGCTACGTCACCACCAATCCGGCGCATGAACTGGTGCGTGAGCACATCCGTGCGGGCGGCCGGGCCTGTGCGCTCGAGGCCGGCGTCAACGGCGAGATGATCACGCTGTACGATCACGGCGCGCACATTCCGCTACTCTGGACCCACCTGATTCCCGCCACGCTCGACGGCCGCGCCCTGCACAACGTCCAGAACGCGATGTTCGCCGCAGTGATGGCCTTCTCGATGGGGATCAAGCTCGACAGCATTCGCACCGGACTGCGGACCTTCGACACGTCGTTCTTCCAGGCGCCGGGCCGGATGAACGTCTACTCCGACCATCCGTTCCGGGTGATCCTCGACTACGGCCACAACGCGCACGCGGTCGGCGCCATGGTGGAGCTCGCGGCACGACTCGATGTGCGCGGGCGCCGGATCGTGGTGGTGGCGGCACCCGGTGACCGGCGCGACGAGGACATCCGGGCGATCGCCGAGACGGTCGCGGGGCACTTCGATGCCTACATCTGTCGTCGCGATGACACCTTGCGGGGCCGCGATGGCGATGAGGTCCCGCGCATGCTCGCGCGGGCGCTGGCGGGGGCCGGGGTGCCCGCCGATCAGGTCCAGGAAATTCCCGATGAACAGGCCGCGATCGACCACGCGCTGCGGATGGCCCGCGCCGGCGACCTGGTGCTGGTCTTCGGTGACGCGCTGCAGCGGTCGTGGGATCAGATCACCTCGTTCCGGCCCGAGGGCAGCGAGGCCCCGCTGCGCACGACGGGCGAGTTCCCGATCGCCGCCGTGGCACCGCCTCGCCAGCCGCGGGTCTCGCTCGACGGTGCCACGCTGGTGCGTGACGAGCGGGGCGTGCGCCTCGCCCGGGAGAGCGACGACTGA
- a CDS encoding Mur ligase — MPQPELSAPAWSDSRRLFGPSRWLDAPGVVLEGFVDGALAATVAVAWRATVQRLASALGWPAPTWSVTGRAGHLVLAFTAPGDQLLTATEVNEWAWESVLRGAGLASAPAPFAPGDLPHDESQAVRQLAALAALEAQAPTSDLAVVARPDQRVALVTGSNGKTTTTRLIAAMTMATGQQTGWCCTDGVFIDGVAVEAGDWSGPAGAQRVVHAPTVQCAILETARGGILRRGLGVLGASVAVVTNIEADHFGEYGVETLADLALVKLVIAKGLRAGGVLVLNADDPALRESTLPAGVMVAWYSPSGATRHVGDRPVTAWRDADHLWLASPQGVHDLGDLRTMPLTAAGAAEYNLTNMLAAGVAAHHLEVPVAIITDVLARFGAHPADNAGRLSRFELGGATILLDYAHNPTGLTGLLKVARSLRPTRLLLLLGQAGNRDDGALADLAAAAWTARPDRIVLKELEGYRRGRTAGEVPALLEHALRMLGAPAERIVTVLDEVEAVEAAIAWSQPGDVLVLPVHSLDARTEVLARLAAMGAITPA; from the coding sequence ATGCCCCAGCCGGAGCTGTCGGCACCAGCCTGGAGTGATTCCCGGCGGCTCTTCGGGCCGTCCCGTTGGCTCGATGCCCCCGGGGTCGTGCTCGAGGGATTCGTGGACGGCGCCCTCGCCGCCACCGTCGCCGTCGCATGGCGCGCCACCGTCCAACGGCTTGCGAGTGCGCTCGGCTGGCCCGCGCCCACGTGGAGCGTGACAGGCCGGGCCGGCCACCTGGTGCTCGCCTTCACTGCACCGGGAGACCAGTTGCTGACCGCCACCGAAGTGAACGAGTGGGCCTGGGAGTCGGTGCTGCGTGGCGCAGGGCTCGCATCGGCACCGGCGCCCTTTGCCCCGGGCGACCTTCCGCACGATGAATCGCAGGCAGTCAGACAGCTGGCAGCCCTCGCGGCCCTCGAGGCACAGGCGCCAACGAGCGACCTCGCGGTGGTCGCGCGGCCCGATCAGCGGGTCGCGCTCGTCACCGGATCGAACGGCAAGACCACGACGACCCGATTGATCGCTGCAATGACGATGGCCACCGGTCAGCAGACCGGCTGGTGCTGTACTGATGGTGTCTTCATCGATGGGGTGGCAGTCGAGGCGGGAGACTGGTCCGGCCCTGCCGGGGCGCAGCGGGTCGTGCACGCCCCCACGGTGCAGTGTGCCATTCTCGAAACGGCCCGCGGCGGCATCCTGCGTCGGGGCCTCGGCGTCCTCGGTGCCTCGGTGGCGGTGGTGACCAACATCGAAGCAGATCATTTCGGAGAATACGGCGTCGAGACGCTCGCCGACCTGGCTCTCGTCAAGCTGGTGATCGCGAAGGGATTGCGAGCGGGGGGCGTGCTGGTGCTCAATGCCGACGACCCCGCGCTGCGCGAATCCACGCTGCCCGCCGGCGTCATGGTGGCGTGGTACTCGCCCTCTGGCGCCACGCGCCACGTGGGAGACCGCCCCGTCACGGCGTGGCGCGACGCCGACCATCTCTGGCTGGCGTCCCCACAGGGGGTGCATGATCTCGGCGATCTCCGCACGATGCCTCTCACCGCGGCCGGCGCTGCCGAGTACAACCTCACCAACATGCTGGCTGCCGGCGTCGCCGCGCATCACCTCGAGGTGCCGGTGGCCATCATCACCGACGTGTTGGCACGCTTCGGCGCCCATCCCGCAGACAACGCCGGCCGCCTGAGTCGATTCGAGCTCGGCGGGGCAACCATCCTTCTCGACTACGCGCACAACCCGACGGGGCTGACGGGGCTGCTCAAGGTGGCCCGCAGTCTCCGGCCGACGCGGTTGCTGCTCCTGCTCGGGCAGGCAGGCAATCGCGACGACGGCGCGCTCGCCGACCTGGCTGCTGCTGCGTGGACCGCGCGGCCGGATCGGATCGTGTTGAAGGAGCTCGAGGGCTACCGGCGGGGGCGGACCGCGGGCGAAGTGCCCGCGTTGCTCGAGCATGCCCTGCGAATGCTGGGTGCGCCCGCTGAGCGGATCGTGACGGTCCTCGACGAAGTCGAAGCGGTCGAGGCAGCGATTGCGTGGTCACAACCCGGCGACGTCCTCGTGCTCCCGGTGCATTCCCTCGACGCGCGGACCGAGGTGCTGGCGCGCCTCGCCGCCATGGGTGCCATCACGCCCGCCTGA